From the Haladaptatus sp. DJG-WS-42 genome, the window CGCTGACTTTGACGACGATGACTGGGAGGAAGCGACCAACGACGCCTCCCGCCTCATCACCCAAGAACACGAACGCGCCGGTATCGACGTGGTCGTAGACGGCGAGATGCGCCGCACCGAGATGGTCGAGTACTTCGCCCACCGCATCGAGGGCTACGAGTTCAACGGCCCCGTAAAAGTGTGGGGTCACAACTACTTCGACAAGCCAAGCGTCGTCTCCGAAGTCGAGTACGACGAGACGTGGCTGGTCGAGGAGTACAAGTACACTGCAAGCGTCGCAGACCACCCGGTCAAGGTCCCAATCACCGGACCGTACACGCTTGCGAACTGGTCGTTCAACGAGGCCTACGAGGACGAAGAAGCGCTTTCCTACGACCTTGCAGACCTCGTGAACGAAGAAATCGAAAAGCTGGTCGAAGCCGGTGCGCGCTACATCCAGATCGACGAACCCGCCCTCGCAACGACGCCGGACGACCACGCCATCGTCGGCGAGTGTCTCTCCCGCATCGTCGCAGACATCCCCGAAGACGTGCGCATCGGCCTCCACGTCTGTTACGGCGACTACTCGCGTATCTACCCAGAGATTCTCGACTACCCCGTGGATGAGTTCGACTTAGAGCTTGCAAACGGCGACTACGAACAGTTAGACGTGTTCAAATCGGCTGAGTTCACGAAAGACCTCGCCCTCGGCGTGACAGACGCCCACGTCGCGGAAGTCGAGAGCGTCGAACAAATTAAAGCAAATATCAAGAAAGGACTCGAAGTCGTTCCTCCAGAGCAGCTCGTCGTCAGCCCCGACTGCGGGCTGAAGCTCCTGCCCCGCGAGGTCGCCTACGGCAAGATGGCGAACATGGTAACCGCGGCCCGCGAAATCGAGGCCGAATTGGATTCGGGCGAACTCGAACTCGACTGGGAACCGGTCAAAGCCGACTAACGCGGTCCGACTTTTCACTCCGGTTTCGTCGCCATCAGCGAAAACGTGAACGGCAGGTCTATTTCGAGACCGGGGACGTACCACCAGCCGTCGTCGGCTTGCTCCATCGATTCGAACATTTTGAACGTCCCAAAGGGGTGTTCGTGGACGAACTCGATGTCGAGTCCGGCAGCGAGGAGCGAATTGAAAATGTCGCTCATGCTGTGATACCACTGGTAGGTCGTCGGATTGTCGAACGACGCGTCCGGGGCGGCGTACGAGCCGTCTGCGTCGTAGCGTTCGGGGGTATTGTCGTGGAAGTACGGATAGTCGAACTGTGCCGTGCCGTCTGCGTCGAGAGCGGAGAGCGTACCCATGTACGGGTGGGCTTCTGCGATGTAGAACGTGCCGCCGGGCTCGAGGAAGTGGGCGATGAGTGCTGCCCACGCGCCGAGGTCAGCGAGCCAACAGAGCACGCCGTAAGACGTGAACACGATGTCGAATTGTTCGTCGAGATGGCTCTGCAGGTCGTAGATATCCGCGGCGATGAACTCGGCGTCGAGGCCCGTTTCAGCTTGGAGTTCGCGGGCTTTTTCGATAGCTTGCTCCGAATAATCGACGCCGGTGACAGTCGCGCCGTCACGCGCCCACGAAAGTGAGTCAAGACCGAAGTGGCACTGGAGGTGGAGCAGTTTGCTCCCAGAAACGTCTCCGAGTTCCTCGCGCTCGAGCGACTGGAGTGACGACTCACCGGCGAGAAACGCATCGACATCATAAAAGTCAGTATCAGGATGCAACACCGCCCGTTCCTCCCAATTTTCCTTGTTCGCAGTGTGGAATTCGTCCATGCCAAACTAAGCAACAGGAACGCTGTTAGCCGTTCTGCATCGAACGAGTTCCGGACAGACACACAAATGGCGTGTTTCACCCGGACGGTGCCTCTGTAGCAGTTTCCGTTTATCTCCCCTATCCCTTACCCGTAGGCATTCAGCCGTGCCCCCGAACGGCGAGAACGCCCTGTGTCGCCGTCGCGTGATGTATCACGATGGCGAGGCAGAATTGTTGCTGCCTGGCCCCCAACAGGACACAAATAGTAGTTGGGCTGGAGTTGGCATAAATGTATCTGCGTTGATAAGTATTCGAGAGATTGGTAGTATAATAATCGGTTCCTGTGAAAACAGTACACGGTACTTTCGCCACGGGCGTTCGGAATATGACTGGAAAAATGTACGTTTTTTCAGAGACGTTCGGGACACTCTCTTCGGGTGCTACAGCGACTCCTGGGCGAATACGCACGGTTCGTGTCACTGTGAGATTTGAAGTGCGTCAGGCAGATGGCCGTTGCTCACCAGACTGTGAAAATGGAAAAAACCCGAACTGGCTTATTCGTACAGCCAGCCTTCGTTGATGCGCTCGTAGTCGACGAGTTCGTCCTCGTCGAAGAAGAGCGCGATTTCGCGTTCGTTTGCGCCCTCGTCCTCGTGGTCCGAGCCGTGGATGACGTTGCGGCCAAGGTCGAGGCCGAAGTCACCGCGGATGGTTCCCGGAGCGGAGTCGGCGGGGTCAGTTTCGCCCATCATACCGCGAACCTGTCGCGTCGCGTCCTGTCCTTCCCAGACCATTGCGAAGACTGGGCCGGAGGTGATGAACTCGACAAGCCCGGAGAAGAAGGGCTTGCCCTCGTGCTCGCCGTAGTGCTCGTGGGCGAGTTCCTCGTCGATCTGCATGAACTTGCCCGCGACGAGCTTCAGTCCGCGGTCTTCGAAGCGAGAGACGATCTCGCCGATGAGGCCGCGCTGGACGCCGTCAGGCTTGACCATCACGAAGGTGCGTTCGCTCATTCTTCAGTTTCCTCTTCTTCTGCCTCTGCGGCTTCGAGGTCGGGTGCAGCGTCTTCTTCTTCGTCGGCTGCTTGCTCTGCCTCAGCTTCCGCAGCGGCTTCTGCTTTCTCGCTGGCGCGTTTGTTGACGCCGCTCTGGCGGCGCCCTTCTTCGGTCCAGCGAACGTCGCGAGCTTCACGGCCGAGTTCGGCGTTCTTCTCGCACTTCGATGAGCAGTAGTTTACGGTACGCCCGTCGGTGAAGACGAACATCGTCCCGGTGCCGGGCTCGATGTCGTCGCCACAGTAATCACAGTCTCGTGTGCGAACCATTATTGGCCTCCAATGGAGTCAGCTTCACGAGCCGTTTCGCGCAGTTGCAGGATGTCGCCCTCGCGGACGGGACCAAGGACGTTTCGGGTAATGATACGGCCCTTGTTCGAGCCCTGCTGGATGCGGCACTTGACCTGCATCGCCTCGCCGTGCATCCCGGTCTTGCCGACGACCTCGATGACTTCGGCGGGGGTGGCTCCGTCAGTATTCTCTTCAGCACTCATCAACGGTCACCTCAGCGGAGGTCCTCAAGCTTTCCGGCGATGTCCTCGACCTGGTCTGCGGCCTCACCGGCGTCGGTGATGGCTGCAGCCGCGCTGCCGACTTCGAGTCCGGCCGCGTGGCCGACATCGTCCTGGGTCTCAACGAAGAGGAATGGAATTCCCTTCTCGTCCGAAAGCTCTGGGAGGTGCATAACAATCTCCTCAGGCTGGACGTCTTCTGCGATGAAGACGAGTTGCGCGTTGCCGCGCTCGACAGCTTTCGTGGTCTCGTTCGTTCCTTTCTTTACAGCTCCCGTATCCCGCGCAACTTCGAGCGCCTCGAGGGCAGACTCTTGGAGGTCGGCGGGTACATCGAAATCGACGTACACTGGCATAGTATGTTCACCTCCTGTACGTGGGCTCGCGCTCCCCTGCCGTAAGGGTCCTGAATGGCTAGGAGCATCATCAACCCCGCACAGGCTGTAACGCTCAGTAGAGAGTCCCACCATAAAAGCGCTTTCAATGCGAATACGCCATGCGACGGTGAGACACGCACAGAAACGCCCTTTTTCTCAGGGGCATTTTGTCACGACATGGACTCTCTCGTGGCCGCCCTCCGCGCCGAAGCCAGCAGTGCAAACGAGCGCCGACTGCTCGTTCTCGCTGGCGAGCGCGACGCGACGGTCACAGCCGCCGACAGCGCACTCCGTGAAGCCGACATCCCCCGCGACGAAACCACGTTTCTCAGCCATCACGACGACCTTGCCTGCGAACGTGTCGCCCCTAAACGTGCTGGCTCCCTCCTTGGCACCACGCGAACCGCTGTCGTCATCGACGCCCACGACGCCTTCCGGCCGAACGCGCTCGGTCGTTCCGTGGGTGCCGTTTCGGGCGGCGGCCTCGTGCTCTTGCTCACGCCACCACTCGACGAGTGGCCGAACCGACGAGATGGCTTTGATGATGGACTCGCGGTCCCGCCGTTCAGCCGCGAGGAGGTCACGGGCAACTTCAGAACTCGAACGGTCGAGTTGCTCAAAACACACCCCGGGGTCGCCATCTTCGACGCGGACGCAAACACCATCATCAAAGACGGCCTGACCGACCCCTTCGCGGCCCGACAACGCGAACCACCAGCGCCACCGAAAACCCACGTCTTCCCCGCAAATGCCTACGCCCGTTGTCTCACCGACGACCAAGCAACGGCCGTCTATAGGTTTGAGCAACTCACTGAGCCGGACACCGCGCTCGTGGTCGAAGCCGACCGCGGTCGCGGAAAATCGAGTGCCGCCGGACTCGCCGCCGGGTCGCTCGCCGACGCAGGCGAAGACGTACTCGTCACTGCCCGGGCGTACGAAAGCGCAGCCGAAGTGTTCGCCCGAGCACGCGAACTGCTCTCTGCACTCGGTGTACTCGCTGACGTGAACCACCCGGCCAATCCCTCGCTGCTCACGACGACCACGGGCGGCCGCGTGCGATTCGCCAAGCCCGCAGAAGCGACTGACCTTCCGGAGAACCCGGACGTGGTCATCGTAGACGAAGCCGCTGCACTCCCCGTGCGCGTCCTCGAACGGTTCCTCGCCGCCTCCCGCGTGGCGTTCACCACGACCGTCCACGGCTACGAAGGCGCGGGTCGGGGCTTTTCGGTCAGGTTCCGCGACCGACTTGACGAGACCAACCACGACGTGACCGACGTGCGCCTCGACGAACCCATCCGGTACGCGCCGGGTGACCCGGTCGAAATCTGGGCGTTTCGCACCCTCTTACTCGACGCACGTCCGGCGGTTGAGCCACTCGTTGAACACGCGACGCCCGAGACGGTCAGCTACGAAGCCTACACGGGCGAAGAACTCAGGCAGGACGAACACCTTCTGCGCGAAGTGTTCGGCTTGCTCGTCTACGCCCACTACCGAACCGAACCCGACGACCTTGCCCGCCTCCTCGACGCGCCGAACCTCTCCCTCCGGGTGTTGACCCACGAGGGCCACGTCGCCTGCGTCGCCCTCCTCGCCCGCGAAGGCAACCTCCCTGAAGCCCTCCGCGCAGAGATGTACGACGGTGGGAGAGTGCGCGGAAACATGCTCCCCGACGTGCTCACGAGTCAGGTCAGAGACGAGGACGCAGGAATCACAGAAGGGCTCCGCGTGATGCGGATTGCGACTCACCCGGCCGTTCGCTCACTGGGGCTTGGCTCACACCTGCTCGCAGAAATTCGCTGCGAGTTCGAAGAGTCACTCGACTGGCTTGGCGTTGGCTACGGTGCGACGCCCGAACTCATCGACTTCTGGCACCGAAACGGCTACCACACGGTATATCTCTCGACCGGGCGCAACGACGCGAGCGGCGAGCACTCTGCGGTGATGCTCTGTCCCCTCTCTGCGGCGGGCCACGACCTCCACGACCGACACGTCCGGTGGTTCACCGAACGAACGCGGGACATGCTCTCTGACGTGCTTTCGGAACTCGATACCGACGTGGTTCGCGCGGCGATTCGAGCCACGGAGTCGGCCATCGCCCTCTCCTTCACCGACCGTGAGTGGCGACTGCTCGCGGGCGCGGCCTTCGGCCCCGGTATCTCTGAGGTCGCACCCGCTGCGGCGCGGAAGCTGGCGATGAAACACCTCGCAGACCCGGCGGATACAGCCCTGCTCACCGACCGCCAAGAGCGGCTGCTCGTCCGGAAGGTGCTGCAAGCAACCCACTGGCGAACCGTCACCGACGAGTTCGGCTTTCACTCGCCCGCCCACGCGATGCGCGAGTTGAGCGCGACGCTCCGCCCGCTCGTCTCCGTCTACGGCCCACCAGTCGCGCAACTCGAACGGCGGCGGTTCGACTGATGGACGCCCTCACCGTTCTCGCCTTTGGGTTGCTCATCCTCGGCGTCGTCGGCAGCGTCGTTCCGCTCCTACCCGGTGCGCCGACCTCGCTCGCGGGCGTCTACCTCTACTGGTGGCACTCGGGGTACGCAGAACCTACCTTACTCGCACTCGTCGGATTGACAGTCCTTGGCCTCACCGCAATGACGTTCGACTACCTCGGAGGCGCGGTGGCCGCCAAAGTGAGCGGCACGTCGTGGAAAGTCTCCGCGCTCGCGGGACTCATTGGCTTCGCGCTCCTGTTCGTCCTTGGCCCGCTCGGCATCTTCCTCGGCGTTGCAGGAACCGTGTTCGCCTTCGAATACCGCAAACACGAAGACGTAGACCAGAGCGCGCGGGCGGCGATGTACACGACCATCGGCATCCTCGCCTCTGCGGTGATGCAGGTGCTCCTGACCACATCGATGCTTGTCGCGTTCATTCTCGTTATCTGACCCACGGAAGGATTGTTACCGTGGCCCACTAATGCCCGCCATGCGACACTGTGACGAATCCGGCTGTCACGAGCGCGCGGCCGTTCGCCTCCACATCCCGTGGGCCGATAGAAAAGACGTCTGTACGGCGCACGCTCGGGCGATGGTGCAACGCGACGGCATCGTCGCAGAGCCCCTCCCGGGCGCGGAGAAACACTGGGTGTAAGTCAGTTCAGGGGTGCGTGTAGTAGACGAGCGACTCGTCGTCGCCGTGGGCATCGACGCGGACGAAGCCGATGCGCTCGAACTGAATCACGTCGTCTACGGCTGTTTCTGTGAAGTCCGGTTCTGCGTGGCCGGACACGTCACCGTCCATCGTCCGCATCGTGACGGGGACGCTCGCGTCTGCTGAGACCCAATGGATGACATCGACGCCCTCCTCGCGCACCGCAGACAGGTCGTTACTGAGGTATTCGAGCGCGTCGCGGGTGTGCTGGAACAGGCCGAGGCCCTTGAGCCAGACGCGTTCGCCGTTTGCGGGCACGTCGTCGGCTTCGATGAGAACTGCACCCTCGACAGGGATGTCGCGTTTCCCGCGGTCTTCGTGGTCGGGGTGGAGCGGTGGGTGACCGACTTCAGGCGCACCGACGACGGGGAGTTCCTGTCCGTCACGGACGAGGAAGTAGCGGTTTGCCTGGTCGTCTACGAGCGCGCGGTTGTTCGCGTAAATCGAACTCATGGCGAGGTCGACGTTGCTCGTAGACGTGCCGAGTTGAATCATCGCGTCGGTGATTGCCTCGCCGCGGATACCGCGACGGCGGACACTCTTCAGTGTCGGTGCGCGCGGGTCGTCCCAGCCGTCGAGTTCGCCGTCCGCGATGAGTTGCTTGATAGTCGAGGTGGACATCTTCACGTCGTAGGCGTCTATCTGGACGTGGCCCCAGTGGATGACCTCAGGATACTCCCAGCCGAAGTAGTCGTAGACGAACTGCTGGCGCTTTGCCGAGTCCTGGAGGTCGATGCCGCGGATGATGTGCGTGACGCCCGTGAGGTGGTCGTCGATACCAGATTGGAAGTCGAGCATCGGCCAGCAACGGTAGTCTGCAGCCTCCTCACGCGGGTGTGGCGTATCGACCATGCGGAAGGCAACGAAGTCGCGCAGCGCTGGATTTTTGTGTTCGATGTCCGTCTTCACGCGGAGCACCATCTCACCGGCGCTGAACTCGCCTGCCACCATCTGTTCGAACTCGTCTTTCGTGGTCTCCACGTCCTTGTCGCGGTGTGGACACGGCTTGCCTGCGTTCTTGAGCTCTGAGAAGGCCTCGCCCGTACACGAGCAGGTGTACGCACCGCCCATCTCGATGAGGTCGCGGGCGTGGTCGTAGTAGATGGGCACGCGGTCTGAGGCGCGCATCACGTCGTCCGGCTCGAAGCCGAGATACTCAATGTCCCCTAAGATGGCGTCGTAGGCGTCTAAGTCCGGCCGCTTGGTCTCCGGGTCGGTGTCGTCGAATCGGCAGACGAACCACCCGTCGTACAGTTCCTTATACGTCCCGATGACCGCGGGCATCCGCGCGTGGCCAAGGTGCCACGGGCCGTTCGGATTGGGCGCGGTGCGCATCCGAATCTCGTCGTACTCTGCTGCGTTTGGGAGGTCGGGGAGCACTCGGTCGTCTGCCTCGTCCTCTGCGTCGAGTTCTTCGAGCCACTCGGGGGCGAGGACGGCGAGGCGCTCGCGCTTTTCTTCCGTCGAGGCGCTGTTCACCTTCGCGACGATTGGGCCGATGATGCCCGGAATGTCGCCACCGTGCGGGCGGAACTCAGGGTTCTCGCCCATGAGGGGACCCATGATGGCTCCCACATCGGCGTCGCTCTCGTGTTTGACGGCGTTGATGAGCGCGTGTTTCTCGGCCTCCTCTTCGATTTGCTCGCGGAGATCCTCGTCCATTGGGTGAGCGTTCGCTGTGGCGGGTCAAAACTACGTTGAAAACGCGCGGAAAATCGGGGCGCGTCGGTGCTCAGTAGCCGCGGTCGATGAGGTAGTCCGCGATGTCGAGCAACAGGTCGTGGGCTTCGTTGTCCGGAAGCACGTCGATGCGGGCCTTCCCGTCTGCGACGAGTCGCTCTGCGGTCTCTCGTGCATAGTCGATAGAGCCCGACGCCTCGAGCGTCTCGACCGCCGCGTCGATTTCTGCCTCTGAGACACCCTCGACCGAGTCCGTGGTGACGAGCGAGTCAACGTCCACACCGTGCTGGCGGGCGTGGAGCGTGATAATCGTCTGCTTGTTCTCGACGAGGTCGCTCCCGCGTTGCTTGCCGAGTTTCTCACTTGGAACGGTGAGGTCGAGCAAGTCGTCTTGAATCTGGAAGGCGCGGCCAACGTCGAGTCCGTAGCCGTAGAGGGCTTCGACAGTCTCGTCATCTGCGCCAAGCAGGATGGCCGGGATGGCCGTCGCCGCGGCGTAGAGGACTGCCGTCTTCTGCTCTGCCATCTCCAGATACTCCTCCGGAAGCACATCCGTCCGCGTCTCGAAGGCCACGTCAAGCGCTTGGCCCTCGCATATCTTGGTGCAGGTCGTCGCGAGCATCGAGAGCGCGCGTACAGAGCGGTCTGCGGGCGCACCCGTTTCGAGCATAAACTCAAATGCCTTCGAGTAGAGCGTGTCACCCGCGAGAATCGCCGTCTCCAAGTCGTATGCGCGGTGGACAGCCGGTGCGCCCCGACGCAGGTCGTCGTCGTCCATGATGTCGTCGTGAATCAGCGTAAACGACTGGATGACTTCGATACTGACGGCTGCTGCCATCAGGTCGATGGTGACGCCGTTGAGCGTCGGGAACTCGCGGTAGTCCGTCTGCTCCGGGTTCACATCCACGAGCGCCTCGCCGACCAGCAACAGCATGGCCGGGCGCAGTCGCTTACCACCGGCATCGAGCAGGTGGCGCGACGCCTTATAGAGGCGTTCGGGGCTAGTGACCGGCAAGTCCTCGCCGATAGCCGCATTTACGAGGTCGCGGCGGGCGGCGATTGCGTCTGTGACTGCCATGTTCCGCATATCCATTTACTCGACCAGTTGGATGATGTTCCCGTTGCGCGTGACGTGCAGGTCACGGCCCATCGTGTAGCCCTCGTTTTCGGCGAGGTCGACGTACGGCGCGAAGCCTTTCATGTCCTGGTGGGCCGGGATGACGTGCTGTGGTTGGAGCGTGCGGAGCATCTCGTAGAGGCCTTCCTGGGACATGTGCCCGGAAACGTGGACGTCGTCGTAGATGCGTGCACCCTGCATGCGCAGGAGTTTCTCAGACTGATAGCGCTGGCCTTCGTTGGTTGGCTCCGGGATGACACGCGCAGAGAAGACGACTTTGTCGCCTTCTTCCAGTTCGTACGGCGTCTCGCCGCGACCCATGCGCGTGAGCATGGCGCGTGGCTCGCCCTGGTGGCCGGTCACGATCGGCAGGAAGTTCTCCTTGCCCTCTTTCATGATGCGCTTGAACGTGCGGTCGACCGACTTGCGGTGGCCGTACATCCCGAGGTCGTCTGGGAAGTCAACGAAGTTCAGGCGCTCTGCGGTGCCCGAGTACTTCTCCATCGAGCGACCGAGCAGGACTGGCTGGCGGCCGATGTCCTCTGCGAACTCGACGAGCGACTTCACACGCGCAACGTGCGAGGAGAACGTGGTAGCAACGATGCCGCCGTCGTAGTCCTCCATGCTGTGGATGACGTCTTTGAGGTGTTTGCGCGCGACGGACTCACTCGGCGTGCGGCCCTTGCGACCGGCGTTCGTACAGTCTTCGATGTACGCGAGGACGCCGTTTTCGGAGTTGGCAATCTCGCGGAACCGCTTCATGTCGATTGGGTCGCCGAGCACTGGCGTGTGGTCCATGCGCTTGTCGAGGCCGTAGACAACCGCACCCTCCGGGGTGTGGAGGACGGGGTTGATGGCGTCGATGATGGAGTGGGTGACGTTGACGAATTCGAGCTCGACTTCCTCGGAGATGGACATCGTCTCGCCAGGGTCCATCTTGATGAGGTCGTTTTGGACGCCGAACTTCTCTTCGCCCTCGATCTGCTGTTTGACGAGTTCGATTGTGAACGGCGTCGCCACAATCGGGGCGTTGTAGCGGTGGGCGAGCTTGCTGATTGCGCCGATGTGGTCAAGGTGACCGTGGGTCGGGACAATTGCTTTGACGTCTCCCTCAAGGTCGCTCATGACACGGTCGTCCGGAATCGCACCCATGTCGATGAGGTCTAAGCTGTGCATTCGTTCGGTCTCGACGTTGTCGTGAATCAGGACCTGTGAAAGGTTGAGGCCCATGTCGAAGATTACAACGTCGTCACCTGCGCGGACGGCAGTCATCTGCCGACCGACTTCTTCATAGCCGCCTATCGTAGCAATTTCAATTTCCATGGTTATAGCTCCGAGCGGAGCCCTCCAACCAGACGGTTCTGCATGAGCCTCCGGCGGGTCCCCGCCGAACGCCCACAACCGCACGAGGTGGACGGCTTGCTGTCTCGGTTACGGAACGGTACGAACTCGGGTCTTAAAAAGAACGTGGAATGGTGGGGCGCGTGAACTCAGTCGCCCCGGCCGTCGATTCGCGTCCCCGGGGCCTCTCCTGCGAGAAACGCGGCGAGACCATCAAGGCCGAAGATGTCGGCGGGCGCACCGAGTTCGAGCAGTTCACGGACCTTCTGTGCCATACCACCAGACACGTCCGTCGTCTCACTTCCGCCGAGTGCTGGTGCGACCGACTCGAAGTCCGTGATTTCGGTGATGACGTTTTTCGATTCGTCGAGTACGCCAGGCACGCCAGAACAGATGCCAACGCGGTCTGCATCAAGCGATTGGGCAAGTGCGGTCACGATTTCGTCGCCGCTCACGACGGTCACGCCCTTGCCTTCGTGAGCGATGACATCGCCGTGGAGCACGGGGACAAAGCCCTCTGCGAGCAGCGTTTCGACGGCCGTCGTGCAGAGCGTGAGCGCCCCCTCAGCGTCCCGCGACGCCGTAGAAAGCGTATGTACTGGCACAGCGGGCACGCCCGCTTTGTTCAGGCGGTGGACGACGACCTCGTTCAGGCGCTTCATCGCCTCGTGGATATCGAGGACGGCGTCCGGGTCGTGGGTGCCGTCGGTGGTCGAAACGTCGTACTTGCTCGCGTGGTGGTGGCCAAAGCTCCCGCCGCCGTGGACGAGAACGAGCCGTGACACGTCGGCGTCTGCGAGCATGCCAACTGCCTTTCCGAGGCGAGGGTCGTGGATTTTCTCTACGCCCTCTTTCTCGGTGATGACGCTTCCGCCGAGTTTGAGCACCGTCGTCATGGTTCCTCCACGCGGACGCCTTCGGTGTCGAGTTCGGCGCGGAAGGCATCCTCACAGCCCATGGTAAAGCGAAGCGCCGTCGCCGTTGCGTCCGTCTCGTCGAGTGCGACGATACAGCCGCCGCCACCGGCTCCCGTGAGTTTTGCACCGAGCGCATCGGCGTCGCGGGCGGCCCACACCATCGTATCGAGCGAGCGCGAGGAGACGCCAAGCGCTTCGA encodes:
- a CDS encoding ribonuclease J, with protein sequence MEIEIATIGGYEEVGRQMTAVRAGDDVVIFDMGLNLSQVLIHDNVETERMHSLDLIDMGAIPDDRVMSDLEGDVKAIVPTHGHLDHIGAISKLAHRYNAPIVATPFTIELVKQQIEGEEKFGVQNDLIKMDPGETMSISEEVELEFVNVTHSIIDAINPVLHTPEGAVVYGLDKRMDHTPVLGDPIDMKRFREIANSENGVLAYIEDCTNAGRKGRTPSESVARKHLKDVIHSMEDYDGGIVATTFSSHVARVKSLVEFAEDIGRQPVLLGRSMEKYSGTAERLNFVDFPDDLGMYGHRKSVDRTFKRIMKEGKENFLPIVTGHQGEPRAMLTRMGRGETPYELEEGDKVVFSARVIPEPTNEGQRYQSEKLLRMQGARIYDDVHVSGHMSQEGLYEMLRTLQPQHVIPAHQDMKGFAPYVDLAENEGYTMGRDLHVTRNGNIIQLVE
- a CDS encoding isopentenyl phosphate kinase, with the protein product MTTVLKLGGSVITEKEGVEKIHDPRLGKAVGMLADADVSRLVLVHGGGSFGHHHASKYDVSTTDGTHDPDAVLDIHEAMKRLNEVVVHRLNKAGVPAVPVHTLSTASRDAEGALTLCTTAVETLLAEGFVPVLHGDVIAHEGKGVTVVSGDEIVTALAQSLDADRVGICSGVPGVLDESKNVITEITDFESVAPALGGSETTDVSGGMAQKVRELLELGAPADIFGLDGLAAFLAGEAPGTRIDGRGD